A window of the Helianthus annuus cultivar XRQ/B chromosome 4, HanXRQr2.0-SUNRISE, whole genome shotgun sequence genome harbors these coding sequences:
- the LOC110933919 gene encoding uncharacterized protein LOC110933919 — protein sequence MANRTVYEQATTGFTGANSPITLPNIPNDRSWRIPSYIMTAITNSCQFHGRDDEDAPAHINRITRLCSTFSIEGVNLDARFLQIFPFSLAGRAAVWFDSHPAGTFTTWAGLRDAFLAKYFPPAKASRLRDQIHSFHMEPDEPYHLAWERFQTLISRCSQHGLSDWALVEKFYNGLIPEIRARFDTSAGGQLMGKKTVAECNDLFQSFAHSDMDYSTTSRTSIPVRTSSAGRGVNQVSLDPSVAAAMIERVREELRQEMRRELSEIKKRVDRCEVCRGGHDTLDCPTLTLEQVEFIAGQSRGQFSNNNNLFNSSWQGSGSSSGYRPSGDPPGFPSSQYQSRGTDLYQSGQYSGSSRQFASGGPTQESQGSGKAPEVSTNRLEEMFAQMMTQIQAFMKNQEQTNRNHELQLKNQESTLLDLQRSVGDIARQLRESPSGQFSGTTHPVNHSVKAITTRSGMSLGEVARESVELESDAEVDEEIEMEAPGKVQHRLDPASTAHTEEPQVEKKVEKQPVRARPPPVIDYSRLPFPARAKQQQYAREYEKFLTMFTQLKVNLPFIEALRSMPKYAKFLKDFLKRKDKICECSSTPLNGDCSAVILTKLPEKLTDPGIFTIPCLFGGDVQNHALADLGASINLMPYSFYENLGLGDLKPTRMTLSLADKSVKYPRGIVENLLVKVDRFVFPADFVVLDMEADEKVPLILGRPFLNTAKALTDVFLGTITLRAGDESVVFKVNTTRGSSDRVEAIVLLEESGKVESAEKEVVTEPSVEKVLKPKCGDPPDRRVEELEERLMRLESRIETLSRAQCGDRFRYETSRFKPPDDELRDCERYEGVWRNAGNDRFDSAAARSSWYGGELCLYDPP from the coding sequence ATGGCGAATCGCACCGTCTACGAGCAGGCGACCACTGGTTTCACCGGTGCGAATTCTCCCATCACCCTTCCGAACATCCCGAATGATAGGTCTTGGCGGATTCCTTCCTACATCATGACGGCCATCACCAATTCATGCCAGTTTCATGGACGTGACGACGAGGATGCACCCGCTCACATCAACCGCATCACTCGTCTTTGCAGCACCTTCTCCATTGAGGGGGTGAACCTCGATGCTCGATTTCTTCAGATCTTTCCATTCTCACTCGCTGGACGCGCAGCCGTCTGGTTCGATTCTCATCCCGCAGGCACTTTCACCACTTGGGCAGGTCTCCGTGATGCTTTCTTAGCCAAGTACTTTCCACCAGCCAAGGCGTCTCGCCTTCGTGACCAGATTCACTCATTTCATATGGAGCCGGATGAGCCGTATCACTTAGCTTGGGAGCGTTTTCAGACTCTGATATCCCGTTGTTCTCAGCATGGTTTGTCTGATTGGGCGTTAGTTGAAAAATTCTACAATGGTCTTATTCCTGAGATTAGAGCTCGTTTCGATACTTCAGCAGGAGGGCAACTTATGGGCAAGAAGACAGTAGCTGAGTGTAACGATTTGTTTCAAAGTTTTGCCCATTCTGACATGGATTACAGCACTACCAGCAGGACTTCCATTCCTGTTCGTACCTCCTCGGCCGGTCGAGGGGTAAACCAAGTTAGCTTGGATCCATCGGTAGCTGCTGCTATGATCGAGAGAGTCAGAGAGGAGTTGAGGCAAGAGATGAGGCGAGAGCTGAGTGAGATTAAGAAGAGAGTTGATAGGTGTGAGGTCTGTAGGGGAGGTCACGACACGCTCGATTGTCCCACTCTTACTCTAGAGCAGGTTGAGTTTATAGCTGGTCAGTCTAGGGGTCAatttagtaataataataatctttttAACTCCAGCTGGCAGGGTAGTGGTAGTAGTAGTGGATATCGCCCTTCTGGCGATCCCCCTGGTTTTCCATCGAGTCAGTATCAAAGTAGGGGGACTGATTTATATCAGAGTGGTCAGTATAGTGGTTCGAGTAGGCAGTTTGCTAGTGGGGGACCGACTCAGGAGAGTCAAGGCAGTGGAAAGGCTCCTGAGGTTAGTACGAACAGGTTGGAGGAGATGTTCGCCCAGATGATGACGCAGATTCAGGCGTTCATGAAAAATCAGGAGCAGACGAATAGAAACCACGAACTTCAGCTTAAAAATCAAGAGTCTACTCTTTTAGATCTTCAGAGGTCAGTAGGGGATATAGCTAGGCAGTTGAGAGAGTCCCCCTCTGGTCAGTTTTCAGGTACCACTCACCCGGTTAACCATTCTGTGAAAGCCATCACTACTCGTAGTGGGATGAGTCTAGGAGAGGTCGCGAGAGAGAGTGTTGAGTTAGAGAGTGACGCTGAGGTAGATGAGGAAATAGAGATGGAGGCCCCAGGTAAGGTGCAACATAGGCTAgacccagcaagtaccgcacataCCGAGGAGCCTCAGGTTGAGAAGAAAGTAGAGAAGCAGCCGGTTAGGGCTAGGCCACCGCCAGTGATTGATTATTCCCGTCTTCCGTTTCCTGCCCGTGCTAAGCAGCAGCAATACGCTAGGGAATACGAGAAGTTTCTTACGATGTTCACCCAGCTAAAGGTGAATCTTCCGTTCATAGAGGCCCTGCGATCCATGCCCAAATACGCCAAGTTCCTTAAGGATTTTCTCAAGCGTAAGGATAAGATATGTGAGTGTTCTAGTACTCCATTGAATGGAGATTGTTCTGCAGTGATCTTGACTAAACTTCCTGAGAAACTCACTGATCCGGGCATATTCACGATCCCGTGTTTGTTTGGTGGTGATGTTCAAAACCACGCGTTGGCAGACCTTGGTGCTAGTATTAATTTGATGCCATATTCATTTTACGAAAACCTAGGCCTTGGTGATTTGAAGCCAACTCGAATGACCCTCTCGTTAGCGGATAAGTCAGTTAAGTATCCTCGTGGGATAGTGGAGAATTTGTTAGTGAAGGTGGACAGGTTTGTCTTTCCAGCGGATTTTGTAGTGCTAGATATGGAGGCCGATGAAAAAGTGCCGTTGATTTTAGGGCGCCCGTTCTTGAACACCGCTAAAGCGCTTACAGATGTCTTCTTAGGCACAATTACACTTAGAGCGGGCGACGAGTCGGTAGTTTTCAAGGTGAATACTACGAGAGGGTCGAGTGATCGAGTCGAAGCGATCGTGTTGTTGGAGGAGAGTGGGAAGGTTGAGAGTGCCGAGAAAGAGGTGGTGACTGAGCCGAGTGTGGAGAAGGTGTTAAAACCCAAGTGTGGGGATCCACCTGATAGGAGAGTTGAAGAGTTGGAAGAGAGGTTGATGAGGTTAGAATCTAGGATAGAGACACTGAGCAGGGCTCAGTGTGGGGATAGATTTCGATATGAAACATCTAGATTCAAACCGCCCGATGACGAGTTGAGAGATTGTGAGAGATATGAGGGAGTTTGGAGAAATGCGGGAAATGATAGGTTTGATAGTGCTGCAGCCCGTAGTAGTTGGTATGGAGGTGAGCTGTGCTTATATGATCCTCCATGA